A segment of the candidate division WOR-3 bacterium genome:
CATTGACACCGATCGAATAACGGTCGGTGCACTCCGCGAGCAGGGGCTTGTTGACCGGGACCGGCCGGTGAAGATTCTGGGCACGGGCGAGGTTACGAGGCCGGTAGTTGTGTCGGCTCACGCTTTCTCGAAATCGGCAAGGGAGAAAATCGAGAAGGCCGGTGGTAGGGCCGAGGTCGTGCCGTTGAGTTCCAGTATCCAGCCGCCAACCACCTGATGATCGGCAGCGTCCCCAACATATTCAAAATTCCGGACCTGCGGAAGAAAATACTGTTCACCCTGGCGATGGTAGTGGTGTACCGGCTCGGCAGCCACATACCGACTCCGGGAATCAACGCTCAAGCTCTGGCCTATCTGCTCGGCCAGTTACGTGGTACGGTTTTCGGGTTGTATGACATTTTCGTCGGCGGTGCCCTGTCCCGTGCTTCAGTGTTTGCGCTCGGAGTCATGCCCTACATTTCGGCTTCAATTATCTTCCAGCTTATGGGCTCGGTGTTTCCATACCTTGAGAAGCTGCAGCGGGACGAAGAGGGACGCAAGAAGATAAACCAGTACACCCGTTATGCGACTGTGGCCCTGGCGGTGATTCAGTCGGTCAGTATTGCGGTCTATCTCGAATCTCAGGCGCCGACCCAGTACGGTCCGATTGTGCTGAATCCAGGCCTGTTCTTCCGGCTAATGACCATATTTACTCTCACCGCGGGTACGATATTCGTGATGTGGCTCGGCGAGCAGATTACCGACCGTGGAATCGGTAATGGCATCTCGTTTCTAATTCTCGTGGGCTGCCTGGACTCGACGCCCTCGGATATCGGCCGGACATTTGCGATGGTAAGGGCGGGCGAGATTTCCTGGCTTGCACTGGTAGTGATTGCCGCGCTCATTTTCGCAATCTACGCGGCGGTCGTACTTCTCACGATGGCGGTGAGGAAGATACCAGTTCAGTATCCTAAGCGCATCGTGGGCCGGAAGATGTACGGCGGTCAGTCAACACACATCCCGCTGCGGGTCGTGACCGCGGGGGTCATTCCGATTATCTTTGCCCAGAGTCTGGTTGTGTTTCCTTCGACCCTGG
Coding sequences within it:
- the secY gene encoding preprotein translocase subunit SecY — translated: MIGSVPNIFKIPDLRKKILFTLAMVVVYRLGSHIPTPGINAQALAYLLGQLRGTVFGLYDIFVGGALSRASVFALGVMPYISASIIFQLMGSVFPYLEKLQRDEEGRKKINQYTRYATVALAVIQSVSIAVYLESQAPTQYGPIVLNPGLFFRLMTIFTLTAGTIFVMWLGEQITDRGIGNGISFLILVGCLDSTPSDIGRTFAMVRAGEISWLALVVIAALIFAIYAAVVLLTMAVRKIPVQYPKRIVGRKMYGGQSTHIPLRVVTAGVIPIIFAQSLVVFPSTLAGFIKLPFFQTLKEILNTGGWLYSLLYAGLIIFFTYFYTSVVFNPRDLADNMQRYGGFIPGIRPGENTALYIDRRLSLLTLPGAVFLVIMALLPLYLMSVFKVPFYFGGTTLLIIVGVALDTLQQIEAHLVMRHYEGLVKGGKFQGRRFG